A stretch of the Acyrthosiphon pisum isolate AL4f chromosome A2, pea_aphid_22Mar2018_4r6ur, whole genome shotgun sequence genome encodes the following:
- the LOC100169390 gene encoding heterogeneous nuclear ribonucleoprotein K, giving the protein MDMKRFNDGHSNAPFKRPKMGPDDIELRVLIPSKVAGSIIGKGGFNISRLRTDYNATVTVPDCPGPERILTIISSNDNALKVLGEVMGNLEDGGSRFKRGGAGGGQGNNDNQGGETDVDVRMLVHQSQAGCIIGKGGLKVKELREKTGSRIKIYTSCCPMSTDRVVQITGKPNTCSDCVREVLDLLKTAPVKGAEDPYDPNNFDEYYSDEYGGYGNPAGGGGGMRGGNMNQRGPPGPGRFQGGGGGGPMNNRGMAYSRGGGGRGGGGGFGGGGGGGFSNTGGGNYGGNAGGYGGGPGGYGNNVGSGNFGGGGGGGYGGGFDDGPMSDFSMPPPAMGAGAGKPAAFNGSTQVTIPKDLAGAIIGKAGARIRRIRQDSGAGITIGEPTEGSDERIITINGTDSQIQMAQYLLQQCVQAQKPGGPGGDGFM; this is encoded by the exons atgg ACATGAAGAGATTCAATGATGGTCATTCAAATGCCCCATTCAAACGTCCTAAGATGGGCCCTGATGACATAGAATTAAGAGTTCTTATTCCAAGCAAG gttgcTGGTTCGATTATTGGTAAGGGTGGATTCAACATTTCCAGACTGCGTACTGAC TACAATGCCACAGTCACTGTCCCAGATTGCCCGGGTCCTGAACG aatACTGACTATTATATCAAGTAATGACAATGCTTTGAAAGTTTTGGGTGAAGTTATGGGTAATTTAGAAGATGGTGGTTCA agATTCAAACGTGGTGGAGCTGGTGGTGGTCAAGGTAATAACGATAATCAAGGAGGAGAGACTGATGTCGATGTCAGAATGTTAGTACACCAAAGTCAAGCTGGATGTATAATTGGGAAAGGAGGACTAAAAGTGAAAGAGCTAAGAGAG AAAACTGGATCACGGATTAAAATTTACACAAGTTGTTGTCCTATGAGTACTGATAGAGTTGTACAAATAACTGGCAAGCCAAATACTTGTTCAGATTGTGTAAGGGAAGTCCTGGATTTATTGAAAAct gcACCTGTTAAAGGGGCAGAAGATCCATACGATCCcaataattttgatgaatacTATTCTGATGAATATGGTGGTTATGGTAATCCAgctggtggtggtggtggtatgAGAGGTGGTAATATGAATCAACGTGGACCACCTGGACCAGGAAGATTCCaaggcggtggtggtggtggaccAATGAATAATCGGGGAAT GGCTTATTCCAGAGGCGGCGGTGGtcgtggtggtggtggcggtttTGGCGGCGGTGGCGGAGGTGGATTCAGTAATACTGGTGGCGGAAATTACGGAGGCAATGCTGGAGGCTATGGTGGCGGACCAGGTGGTTATGGAAATAATGTTGGATCTGGAAACTTTGGCGGTGGTGGCGGAGGAGGTTATGGTG gTGGCTTTGACGATGGTCCTATGAGTGATTTTAGTATGCCTCCTCCAGCTATGGGTGCTGGAGCCGGAAAACCTGCGGCTTTTAATGGTTCTACGCAAGTCACTATTCCGAAAGAT ctcGCGGGCGCGATAATCGGCAAAGCCGGCGCTAGAATCCGTCGTATACGCCAAGATTCGGGAGCCGGAATCACTATTGGCGAACCAACTGAAGGCTCAGATGAACGAATAATCACTATAAATGGCACAGACAGTCAAATTCAAATGgcacaatatttattacaacaatg